Proteins encoded in a region of the Cydia splendana chromosome 19, ilCydSple1.2, whole genome shotgun sequence genome:
- the LOC134799981 gene encoding uncharacterized protein LOC134799981 isoform X1, with amino-acid sequence MFSNKLILILQVLHVCCGNWVSASEWMTQVQDEFGSVKDINARLNYDADLKQYEDQELQIPNQELPKTLTKTNESNEAPELGSYVSTPTLQAKLEAALSLAKELAAKLREKIALLSEREATLKDTIAKGRSGVSVVTVHTLSRAPRSYLIRDGAWASCQGLLQLSYGTAGPTCVGVETPTKPDPCVFNSVTKYETIPIRRRSEYAEDDFLCLKSNFNSTLDRYLSVPRTVINDTCKNGVVRSLEDNVVECGVRVLSEYVYYPGAAARVPREYCDADPPGACHLLAAWHLSNTTIENFEFLKDDPAFKAYFIKNQ; translated from the exons atgttttcgaaTAAGTTGATATTAATTTTACAAGTTTTACATGTCTGTTGCGGTAACTGGGTAAGT GCCTCCGAGTGGATGACGCAAGTGCAAGATGAATTTGGATCAGT TAAAGATATTAACGCTCGATTGAATTACGACGCCGACCTGAAACAGTATGAAGATCAAGAGCTACAAATTCCCAACCAAGAGCTCCCAAAAACGCTGACGAAGACCAACGAGAGCAACGAAGCTCCCGAACTGGGTAGCTACGTGTCTACGCCGACGCTTCAGGCGAAGTTGGAGGCCGCGCTGAGCCTCGCGAAGGAACTCGCTGCGAAGCTTCGAGAAAAAATAGCTTTGTTAAGCGAACGGGAAGCTACGCTGAAAGATACTATTGCCAAAGGAAG GTCAGGTGTATCGGTGGTGACAGTCCATACGCTGTCAAGGGCGCCGCGCTCATACCTCATCCGCGACGGCGCTTGGGCGAGCTGCCAGGGGCTGCTTCAGCTCTCGTACGGGACAGCGGGCCCCACGTGCGTCGGTGTTGAG ACTCCGACGAAGCCAGACCCGTGCGTGTTCAACTCAGTCACCAAGTACGAGACGATCCCGATACGACGGCGGTCGGAGTACGCGGAGGACGACTTTCTTTGCTTGAAGAGTAACTTCAACTCTACGCTGGATCGGTACCTGAGCGTGCCTAGAACGGTTATCAATGACACTTGCAAAAATG GTGTAGTGCGAAGCTTGGAAGACAACGTCGTAGAATGCGGAGTCCGGGTACTCTCCGAGTACGTATACTACCCCGGCGCCGCGGCGCGTGTACCCCGCGAGTACTGCGACGCCGACCCGCCGGGCGCCTGCCACCTGCTGGCGGCCTGGCATCTCTCAAACACCACCATTGAGAACTTCGAGTTCTTAAAAGATGACCCTGCGTTTAAAGCCTATTTTATTAAGAATCAATGA
- the LOC134799981 gene encoding uncharacterized protein LOC134799981 isoform X2, which translates to MFSNKLILILQVLHVCCGNWASEWMTQVQDEFGSVKDINARLNYDADLKQYEDQELQIPNQELPKTLTKTNESNEAPELGSYVSTPTLQAKLEAALSLAKELAAKLREKIALLSEREATLKDTIAKGRSGVSVVTVHTLSRAPRSYLIRDGAWASCQGLLQLSYGTAGPTCVGVETPTKPDPCVFNSVTKYETIPIRRRSEYAEDDFLCLKSNFNSTLDRYLSVPRTVINDTCKNGVVRSLEDNVVECGVRVLSEYVYYPGAAARVPREYCDADPPGACHLLAAWHLSNTTIENFEFLKDDPAFKAYFIKNQ; encoded by the exons atgttttcgaaTAAGTTGATATTAATTTTACAAGTTTTACATGTCTGTTGCGGTAACTGG GCCTCCGAGTGGATGACGCAAGTGCAAGATGAATTTGGATCAGT TAAAGATATTAACGCTCGATTGAATTACGACGCCGACCTGAAACAGTATGAAGATCAAGAGCTACAAATTCCCAACCAAGAGCTCCCAAAAACGCTGACGAAGACCAACGAGAGCAACGAAGCTCCCGAACTGGGTAGCTACGTGTCTACGCCGACGCTTCAGGCGAAGTTGGAGGCCGCGCTGAGCCTCGCGAAGGAACTCGCTGCGAAGCTTCGAGAAAAAATAGCTTTGTTAAGCGAACGGGAAGCTACGCTGAAAGATACTATTGCCAAAGGAAG GTCAGGTGTATCGGTGGTGACAGTCCATACGCTGTCAAGGGCGCCGCGCTCATACCTCATCCGCGACGGCGCTTGGGCGAGCTGCCAGGGGCTGCTTCAGCTCTCGTACGGGACAGCGGGCCCCACGTGCGTCGGTGTTGAG ACTCCGACGAAGCCAGACCCGTGCGTGTTCAACTCAGTCACCAAGTACGAGACGATCCCGATACGACGGCGGTCGGAGTACGCGGAGGACGACTTTCTTTGCTTGAAGAGTAACTTCAACTCTACGCTGGATCGGTACCTGAGCGTGCCTAGAACGGTTATCAATGACACTTGCAAAAATG GTGTAGTGCGAAGCTTGGAAGACAACGTCGTAGAATGCGGAGTCCGGGTACTCTCCGAGTACGTATACTACCCCGGCGCCGCGGCGCGTGTACCCCGCGAGTACTGCGACGCCGACCCGCCGGGCGCCTGCCACCTGCTGGCGGCCTGGCATCTCTCAAACACCACCATTGAGAACTTCGAGTTCTTAAAAGATGACCCTGCGTTTAAAGCCTATTTTATTAAGAATCAATGA
- the LOC134800210 gene encoding cell cycle checkpoint control protein RAD9A: protein MKCHVPGPNVKVLGRTVHALARFGDELYLESLADCVMLRTLNAAESAYAVVKFNKNFFSYFNYNYYSTEDNEGLKCKISMKSALHTFKSPTHMDKQVENLEIKLDPESCKLIFQLRCKHGIVKTHFISILDCKAMQAVYTKDLVPNRITSPQKILSEALSNFQNSDDQVTLEVSPQNMLLRNYIDTVGDLTKVIRTQVMLKPAEFDSYTIGADTMITFTLKEFKALLAFAEALNLPIQIHFETTGRPVVFIVHNGATFEAHFVLATSKADSGSQTTTQNTTRTDRNKRKDVNTSHGSARKKPNLTKSNTDISKCLEEDSHLFNFIDIPEEHAEVNAAKEKSIINNNQLDNMDCDVIPPSPTAVAFVRKVFKRCFEQTIDITSLQGTILAEDSDPES from the exons ATGAAATGTCACGTACCAGGGCCAAATGTAAAAG TTTTAGGGAGGACTGTTCACGCTTTAGCAAGATTTGGAGACGAACTCTACCTTGAATCACTCGCGGACTGTGTAATGCTAAGGACACTGAACGCAGCTGAATCTGCTTACGCTGTTGTAAAGTTTAACAAAAACTTCTTTTCTTATTTTAACTACAATTACTACTCTACTGAAGATAATGAGGGACTAAAGTGTAAAATCTCAATGAAATCTGCCTTACACACGTTTAAATCCCCAACTCATATGGACAAGCAAGTAGAGAATTTAGAGATTAAACTGGACCCAGAGTCTTGTAAGCTGATTTTTCAGCTGAGATGCAAGCATGGGATTGTCAAGACCCATTTCATCTCAATATTAGACTGTAAGGCAATGCAAGCAGTGTACACTAAGGATTTAGTTCCAAACAG AATAACATCTCCGCAGAAAATACTCTCTGAAGCATTAAGTAATTTCCAAAATTCAGATGACCAGGTAACTCTAGAAGTAAGTCCACAGAATATGCTTCTCCGTAACTATATAGACACTGTTGGAGACCTTACCAAAGTGATTCGGACACAAGTTATGTTAAAACCTGCAGAATTCGATAGTTACACCATAGGAGCAGACACAATGATCACATTTACTTTAAAAGAATTTAAAGCATTGCTAGCATTTGCTGAAGCTTTAAATCTGCCAATCCAAATACATTTTGAAACTACTGGCCGACCAGTTGTGTTTATTGTCCATAATGGCGCTACATTTGAGGCGCATTTCGTTCTTGCCACCTCCAAGGCTGACAGTGGCTCTCAAACTACCACTCAGAACACCACACGTACAGACAGAAACAAGAGGAAAGACGTGAACACGAGTCATGGATCAGCAAGAAAGAAACCAAATTTAACTAAATCTAATACTGACATATCCAAATGTTTAGAGGAAGACTCGCATCTCTTCAATTTTATTGACATTCCTGAAGAGCATGCAGAAGTGAATGCAGCCAAAGAAAAgagtataataaataacaaccAGCTAGATAATATGGACTGTGATGTTATTCCACCCTCGCCTACAGCAGTAGCATTTGTGCGGAAAGTGTTCAAAAGGTGTTTTGAACAAACTATAGATATTACTTCTTTACAAGGCACCATATTGGCTGAGGACTCTGATCCTGAGTCGTGA
- the LOC134799982 gene encoding ubiquitin-conjugating enzyme E2 G1 isoform X2, which translates to MSEPQSSLLLKKQLAELNKNPVEGFSAGLIDDNDIYRWEVLIIGPPDTLYEGGFFKAHLHFPKEYPLRPPRMKFVTEIWHPNIEKNGDVCISILHEPGDDKWGYEKASERWLPVHTVETILISVISMLADPNDESPANVDAAKEWRESYSEFKRKVAQCVRKSQEDCS; encoded by the exons ATGTCAGAGCCACAGTCTTCGCTTTTGTTAAAAAAGCAGCTAGCAG AACTGAACAAAAATCCGGTAGAAGGTTTTTCTGCTGGATTGATAGACGACAATGACATATACAGATGGGAAGTCCTTATCATCGGTCCTCCGGACACCTTATA TGAGGGTGGTTTCTTCAAGGCACACTTACATTTTCCAAAGGAATATCCTCTGAGGCCACCACGGATGAAATTTGTTACTGAAATATGGCATCCAAATA TTGAAAAGAATGGTGATGTTTGCATATCAATACTGCACGAGCCAGGAGATGACAAATGGGGTTATGAGAAAGCGTCAGAGCGGTGGCTACCAGTACACACAGTGGAGACTATACTTATCAGCGTCATCTCAATGCTGGCTGACCCCAATGATGAGAGTCCTGCTAATGTAGATGCTGCG AAAGAATGGAGAGAATCATATTCggagtttaaaagaaaagtAGCACAGTGTGTAAGAAAGAGTCAAGAGGATTGTTCCTAA
- the LOC134799982 gene encoding ubiquitin-conjugating enzyme E2 G1 isoform X1, protein MSEPQSSLLLKKQLAELNKNPVEGFSAGLIDDNDIYRWEVLIIGPPDTLYEGGFFKAHLHFPKEYPLRPPRMKFVTEIWHPNIEKNGDVCISILHEPGDDKWGYEKASERWLPVHTVETILISVISMLADPNDESPANVDAAKEWRERYSDFKKKVARCVRKSQEDCF, encoded by the exons ATGTCAGAGCCACAGTCTTCGCTTTTGTTAAAAAAGCAGCTAGCAG AACTGAACAAAAATCCGGTAGAAGGTTTTTCTGCTGGATTGATAGACGACAATGACATATACAGATGGGAAGTCCTTATCATCGGTCCTCCGGACACCTTATA TGAGGGTGGTTTCTTCAAGGCACACTTACATTTTCCAAAGGAATATCCTCTGAGGCCACCACGGATGAAATTTGTTACTGAAATATGGCATCCAAATA TTGAAAAGAATGGTGATGTTTGCATATCAATACTGCACGAGCCAGGAGATGACAAATGGGGTTATGAGAAAGCGTCAGAGCGGTGGCTACCAGTACACACAGTGGAGACTATACTTATCAGCGTCATCTCAATGCTGGCTGACCCCAATGATGAGAGTCCTGCTAATGTAGATGCTGCG AAAGAATGGCGAGAGCGATATTCGGATTTCAAAAAGAAAGTTGCCAGATGTGTTAGGAAAAGTCAAGAAGATTGCTTTTAG
- the LOC134799983 gene encoding uncharacterized protein LOC134799983 has protein sequence MGEGMEVDAVKPTKEVKVTSSVLDAFDLLKASDKDAKLNGGAKIISRLQQGGEENGKELGYVLKRLVRSLGANVPEIRIGYFATLVTLLKKFQVTVAQLLALIKQELHANGSSKSEVGDVALGQILVCCAIFRSGHMLSCSEEEQKEILQLFLKASAKKSYLGTAAYLILLDFINGLNEDQFSTIVWPHIKQEFKKELKEHSLDSLYFLMVVSNKFPEKVKLRKLLGVTEILCEDNIHAICEKLMSGIDYNSLSHPIFKEISIRIAQSPHLVLFWTSGIDSQLAKHNRNRELAAVNMLTTILNNLKDNVEVIPELISKNFFKLFMDWFKGLQTASKIRNKRENEDDHKIMIKKEKDLLNALNKALKSEKVVSKVRVEVLKKLLFDPGELNFTEITGTSIVKSIIADLDKDGVKKLAKKFKGILSNTDKFVRGDVERNWFNNERMRAAELISYLVSHDAVKDDTDFKLTYMKLLMCFGFFKISSGDNGTVSSDLSTCTKSCFYRCFTSRFTNVDSLVEVLSSLADFINGILQKEQVRTKLEKQFPKENMECWELLTEVTGKIQENEPKSKIDKVFLVLLYQLGLFLFSEPDHVKMARSSIKELKSCYDHYRKGQKKNAKKNIKEGNLAEEDPEWIEVLIEVLLSILSTESSVLRSVVQCVFRLLWEYITPTSVGQILSVLDPDSENNPLTEDSESEDGDDNKSESEEDNDDDEKDNDDDEKDNDDEEEDSDSDEEEDKVTVPDQLRVAVQKALGAAADSDVESVDADMIDEEEGNKLDEALADAFRQFNQGKGKKTKKDRKDKKALSDFRIRALDLIDIYLEKELSMDICLGMIAPLTRCLEFCIQDTQFSELENRVRKTIKTLTKIRKFSSTDGITIDILCDNLKSIIDKGSRSHFMFQAVGDIVTQFATFIIHCSLKIDANANAKKSPKKKKHSTSPLVTIFSEALQSYFQNRNCLLPIIFFHSVLQTEWNGNYELVPVIVDNVFNNNVRQFRRNEGLELMTGFYRSLKRSKPSGQALNKLNDLETDFQNKLMGTLKSDSGFDAKKNFFNILKKLINIMRTFHESSHIPSNINFKTLLDLVGTFKGTAKCKSIGQTQEPKQNQQSKKQNTKKKKRKFEKMNGHAEPAGKKMKKSSESE, from the exons ATGGGTGAAGGAATGGAAGTGGATGCTGTAAAGCCTACTAAAGAAGTTAAAGTTACTTCTTCAGTGCTGGATGCATTTGATTTGCTCAAAGCTTCCGATAAAGATGCCAAGCTTAACGGTGGCGCTAAAATAATTTCACGACTACAACAAGGCGGCGAGGAG AATGGAAAGGAGCTTGGGTATGTTTTAAAAAGGCTAGTCAGAAGTTTGGGTGCCAATGTCCCGGAGATTCGAATAGGTTACTTTGCCACCCTAGTCACGCTCTTGAAGAAGTTTCAAGTAACGGTAGCCCAGCTGCTGGCACTGATCAAGCAGGAGTTGCACGCCAATGGATCTTCTAAAAGT GAAGTAGGTGATGTGGCACTTGGACAAATCCTAGTTTGCTGTGCCATTTTCCGCTCCGGCCACATGCTAAGTTGCTCAGAGGAGGAGCAGAAGGAGATTCTTCAGCTGTTCCTGAAAGCCAGCGCTAAGAAGTCATACCTAGGCACAGCAGCATACTTAATACTACTAGATTTCATTAATGGG TTGAATGAGGATCAGTTTTCAACAATAGTCTGGCCGCACATTAAACAAGAATTCAAGAAGGAACTGAAGGAACACTCCCTGGACTCTCTGTACTTCCTCATGGTGGTCAGCAACAAGTTTCCGGAGAAGGTGAAGCTCCGGAAGCTGCTGGGCGTTACTGAAATACTGTGTGAAGATAACATACATGCTATTTGTGAAAAACTTATG AGTGGCATAGACTACAACTCCCTAAGTCATCCAATATTCAAAGAAATAAGTATAAGAATTGCCCAATCACCGCATCTCGTTCTCTTCTGGACGTCAGGCATCGACAGTCAGCTGGCAAAACACAACAGGAACAGAGAATTAGCAGCCGTTAATATGCTCACCACCATTCTCAACAACTTGAAAGATAATGTTGAAGTGATCCCAGAGTTGATAAGCAAGAACTTTTTCAAACTGTTTATGGACTGGTTCAAAGGCCTGCAAACTGCCAGCAAGATCAGGAACAAACGAGAAAATGAGGATGATCACAAAATTATgatcaaaaaagaaaaagactTGCTCAATGCTCTCAACAAAGCCCTAAAATCTGAAAAGGTTGTCAGCAAAGTCCGAGTAGAAGTGCTAAAGAAATTGTTGTTTGACCCTGGTGAGTTGAATTTTACTGAGATCACAGGAACAAGTATTGTCAAATCTATCATAGCCGATCTGGATAAAGATGGAGTAAAAAAATTGGCAAAGAAGTTCAAAGGCATACTGTCAAATACTGACAAGTTTGTTAGAGGAGATGTTGAAAGGAACTGGTTTAACAATGAGAGGATGAGAGCTGCGGAGCTTATATCCTACCTCGTAAGCCATGACGCTGTTAAAGACGACACAGACTTTAAACTGACATACATGAAGTTACTGATGTGCTTTGGTTTCTTCAAGATTAGCAGTGGAGACAATGGTACCGTCAGCAGTGATTTATCAA CCTGCACCAAGTCCTGCTTCTACCGCTGCTTCACGTCCCGGTTCACAAACGTGGACAGCCTGGTGGAGGTCCTCTCCTCGCTTGCAGACTTCATCAACGGCATCTTGCAGAAGGAACAAGTTCGGACCAAACTCGAGAAACAATTCCCCAAAGAGAACATGGAGTGTTGGGAACTGCTCACTGAAGTTACGGGGAAGATACAAGAGAATgaacctaaatctaaaattgatAAGGTGTTCCTTGTACTACTGTACCAACTGGGTCTGTTCTTATTCTCTGAACCGGACCATGTGAAAATGGCAAGGAGTTCCATCAAAGAATTAAAAAGCTGCTACGACCATTACAGGAAAGGGCAAAAGAAAAACgcaaagaaaaatataaaggaGGGCAATTTAGCTGAAGAGGACCCAGAATGGATAGAAGTCTTAATAGAAGTTCTACTGTCTATTCTATCCACCGAGTCGAGTGTCCTTAGATCTGTGGTCCAATGTGTGTTTAGACTGCTTTGGGAATACATAACACCTACATCAGTCGGCCAGATTCTCTCCGTATTGGACCCTGACAGTGAAAATAATCCATTAACAGAAGATAGCGAGTCTGAAGACGGTGATGACAACAAAAGTGAATCTGAGGAGGATAACGATGATGATGAGAAAGATAATGACGACGATGAGAAAGATAATGACGACGAGGAAGAGGACAGTGACAGTGACGAGGAGGAAGACAAAGTGACGGTTCCTGACCAGCTGAGGGTCGCCGTGCAGAAAGCTCTCGGCGCCGCCGCAGACTCCGATGTCGAGAGCGTGGACGCCGACATGATCGATGAAGAAGAGGGCAACAAACTCGACGAGGCCCTCGCCGACGCCTTCAGGCAGTTCAACCAGGGCAAAGGCAAGAAGACCAAAAAAGACCGCAAGGACAAAAAAGCCCTGTCCGATTTTAGAATACGAGCTCTAGATTTAATCGACATTTACTTGGAAAAGGAGTTGTCTATGGACATCTGCTTGGGAATGATCGCGCCGCTCACCCGCTGTCTGGAGTTCTGCATCCAGGACACTCAGTTCAGCGAGTTAGAGAATAGAGTACGGAAAACAATAAAAACGCTAACAAAAATCCGCAAATTTTCATCCACAGACGGTATCACTATAGACATTTTATGTGACAATTTAAAGTCTATAATTGACAAAGGATCCAGGTCGCACTTTATGTTCCAAGCTGTAggcgacattgtaactcaattCGCTACATTTATTATACACTGCTCTTTAAAAATCGATGCTAATGCCAACGCGAAAAAATcacctaaaaagaaaaagcaTTCCACATCGCCACTTGTTACAATTTTTTCAGAAGCACTACAAAGTTACTTCCAAAACCGAAACTGTCTATTGCCGATAATTTTCTTCCATAGCGTTCTGCAAACCGAATGGAACGGGAACTACGAACTGGTCCCCGTTATAGTAGACAACGTATTTAACAACAACGTCAGGCAATTCAGACGAAACGAAGGTCTAGAGCTGATGACAGGCTTCTACCGGTCCCTAAAACGATCCAAGCCATCAGGCCAAGCATTAAACAAACTGAACGATTTGGAAACAGACTTCCAAAACAAGTTAATGGGTACCTTAAAAAGTGATAGTGGGTTCGATGCTAAGAAGAACTTCTTCAACATACTTAAGAAGTTGATAAATATCATGAGAACGTTCCATGAAAGCAGCCATATTCCTTCAAACATAAACTTCAAAACACTATTGGATTTAGTAGGAACTTTTAAAGGTACAGCAAAATGTAAGAGTATAGGTCAGACTCAAGAGCCCAAACAGAACCAACAGAGCAAGAAGCAGAATACTAAGAAGAAAAAGCGaaagtttgagaaaatgaatGGTCATGCGGAGCCAGCAGGAAAGAAGATGAAAAAGAGCTCTGAAAGTGAATAA